From the Pseudomonas sp. VD-NE ins genome, the window AGCCCGCGCCCGCAGCGAAGGCAAGCGCATCGGCTTCGTGCCGACCATGGGCAACCTGCACAGCGGCCACGTCGCGCTGATCACCAAAGCCACCCAACGGGTGGATTTCGTGGTCGCGAGCATTTTCGTCAACCCGCTGCAATTCGGCGCCGGCGAAGACCTCGATAAATACCCACGCACGTTGGCGGCGGACCAGGAAAAGCTCCTTGAAGCCGGTTGCTCCCTGCTCTTCGCGCCAACTGTCGAAGAAATGTACCCCGACGGCATGGCCGGGCAGACTCGGGTCAGCGTGCCGCAATTGTCCGAAGGCCTCTGCGGCGCCAGCCGTCCGGGGCACTTCGAAGGCGTGGCGACCGTGGTCAGCAAGCTGTTCAACATGGTCCAGCCGGATCTGGCGATTTTCGGTCAGAAGGATTACCAGCAGCTGGCGGTGATCCGCGCGCTGGTGCATGACCTGAACATGCCGATCCAGATCATCGGCGAGCCGACTGTTCGCGCCGCCGATGGCTTGGCGCTGTCGTCGCGCAATGGCTTCCTCAACGAGGAACAGCGCGCGGTGGCTCCGGTGGTCTATCGCTCGCTGAGCAACATTGCCGAATCGATCAAGCAAGGTGAACGGGATTTCCCGGCGCTGATCAGTGCCCAGGTGCAGCAGCTGGAAGCGGCGGGCCTGCGTCCGGATTACCTGGAAATCCGCCATGCGCTGACCTTGCGTCCGGCAACGGCTGAAGACCGTGATCTGGTGATTCTGGTGGCGGCGTTCCTCGGCACTACGCGGTTGATCGACAACCTGCACCTGAATCTCGATACGCCGGTTTAAGCCTCACCGATAACCTGTGGGAGTGAGCTTGCTCACGAATGCAATCTGTCAGCTGACGTAAATATCGACTGACACGACGCCTTCGCGAGCAAGCTCGCTCCCACAGGTTTTTTTGTGTTTTAAAGATCTGGTTTCAGCCATATTGCCGCCCTCAAAGCCTTCGGGCACACTGCCCGCCGTTCGATTTCAACCCGGGAAAACCCTCATGCACGCGATCATGCTCAAGGCCAAACTGCACCGCGCCGAAGTCACTCATGCGGTGCTCGATTACGAAGGTTCGTGCGCCATCGATGGCGAGTGGCTGGACTTGTCCGGCATCCGTGAATACGAGCAGATCCAGATTTATAACGTCGACAATGGTGAGCGTTTCACCACCTACGCGATTCGCGGTGAAGAAGGCTCGCGGATGATCTCCGTCAACGGCGCCGCTGCGCACAAGGCCAAGGTCGGCGACCGCGTGATCATTTGTGCCTACGCCCATTACAGCGAAGCCGAGCTGGTCAATTTCAAGCCGCGCATGCTCTACATGGCGCCCGGCAACGAGCTGAGCCACACCAGCAACGCCATCCCGGTTCAGCTCGCCTGATCGCGAAATCGCCCCGCTTCCCCTCCGTTTGTCGGCCAGTTCCCGGTCTTGATGTTAAAAAAGTACAGGGATCTGGTCAGACAAAGTCAAGACAGAACGCAGCGCGAGGTTTACTGTATTCGCCCTGTGTCCAGAAATCGTGTCGACGCAGTTGATCCCGTGCCCAAACATGGCGTGCCGGGTCTGTTCAGTGTTCAAAAGGCCGTTCAAGTAAAAAGGAAAACCGCAGCGATGGCGTATTACCTCACTCCTCAAGACGTTACCGCTCTGCCCGCCTGGCAAGCGTTGAAAGAACACCGCCAAGCCATGCAGGATTTCAGCATGCGCGAAGCCTTCAACGCCGATCCGCAGCGCTTCAACCAGTTCACCCTCAGCAGCTGCGGACTGTTTCTCGATTATTCGAAGAATTTGATCAACGCCCAGACCCGCAACCTGCTGGTCGGTCTGGCCAATGAAGTCGATCTCAAAGGCGCCATCAAAGCGCTGTTTGAAGGCGAAATCGTCAACACGTCCGAAGGCCGCCCGGCGCTGCACACCGCCCTGCGCCGCCCGGTAGGCGACAAGCTGTCGGTCAATGGCGTCAACGTGATGCCGGAAGTCCATAAGGTCCTGAACCAGATCACCGACCTGGTCGGCCGCATTCACGACGGTCTGTGGCGCGGTTACACCGAGAAGCCGATCACCGACGTGGTGAACATCGGCATCGGCGGCTCGTTCCTCGGCCCTGAGCTGGTCTCCGAAGCACTGCTGTCGTACGCGCAGAAAGGCGTGCGTTGCCACTATCTGGCGAACATCGACGGCAGTGAGTTCCACGAGCTGACGCAGAAACTGCGCGCCGAGACCACGCTGTTCATCGTTTCGTCGAAGTCGTTCAACACCCTCGAAACCCTGAAGAACGCTCAAGCTGCGCGCGCCTGGTACCTGGCGCAGGGCGGTTCGGAAGCCGAGCTGTATCGTCACTTCATCGCCGTATCGAGCAACAACGCTGCTGCCGTAGCGTTCGGTATCCGCGAAGAAAACATTTTCCCGATGTGGGACTGGGTCGGCGGTCGTTATTCGCTGTGGTCGGCGATCGGTTTGCCGATTGCCCTGGCCATCGGCATGTCCAACTTCAAGGAACTGCTGTCCGGCGCCTACACCATGGACCAGCATTTCCAGACTGCGCCGTTCGAACAGAACATGCCGGTGCTGCTGGCCCTGCTCGGCGTGTGGTACGGCAACTTCTGGGGCGCGCAAAGCCACGCGATCCTGCCGTACGACCACTACCTGCGCAACATCACCAAACACTTGCAACAGCTGGACATGGAATCCAACGGCAAGAGCGTGCGTCAGGACGGCACGCCGGTGTCGACCGATACCGGTCCGGTGATCTGGGGCGGCGTCGGCTGCAACGGTCAGCACGCGTACCACCAGTTGCTGCATCAAGGTTCGCAACTGATCCCGGCCGACTTCATCGTGCCGATCGTCAGCTTCAACCCGGTTTCCGACCACCATCAGTGGCTGTACGCCAACTGCCTGTCGCAGAGCCAGGCGCTGATGCTCGGCAAGACCTTGCCGGAAGCCGAGCAGGAACTGCGCGACAAGGGCATGAGCGAAGAAGAAGTGCACAAACTCGCGCCGCACAAGGTGATCCCGGGCAACCGTCCGAGCAACACCATCGTGGTTGAACGCATCAGCCCGCGTCGTCTCGGCGCGCTGGTGGCAATGTATGAACATAAAGTGTTCGTACAAAGCGTGGTCTGGGGCATCAACGCCTTCGACCAATGGGGCGTGGAACTGGGCAAGGAACTGGGCAAAGGCGTTTACAACCGCCTGGTCGGCAGCGATGAAACCACCGCTGACGATCCTTCCACTCAGGGCCTGATCAACTACTTCCGTGGTCGTCACCGCGGTTGATCAGTCGCTTGATAGAGAGCCCCTGAAGTTCAGGGGCTTTTTTTCGTCTGGCGTTTGGCGTGGATTTCGCGGTGACTGCCAAATCGTTTCCCCCTCACCCCAGCCCTCTCCCCCAGGGGCGAGGGGGAAAGGGAGCCGATTTTCGCGTTTTTCAGTACTTGAGTTCGACTCAGGAATTTCAAGTCGATGTATCAAGCCCCTCACCCTAACCCTCTCCCTTTGGGAGAGGGTTAGGGTGAGGGACGCCCTTGAACCCTTGCCCCCATCGGCGCATCTTTATCCTTGTCGCACCACAAGAATAAGGAACCGTCATGTTCGATATCAGCACGTTCCCCAAAGCCGATGCCGTCCGCCGGGCTGCGCAATTAACTCAGGATGACTACCGGCGCCTGTACCGCGAATCCATTGAACACCCCACAGCCTTCTGGGCCGAACAGGCCACGCGTTTCCTCGACTGGAGCACGCCGTGGCAGACCGTTCAGCGCTACGACCTGAAAACCGGTGAAGCCGCCTGGTTTGCCGGGGGCAGACTGAACGTCAGTTACAACTGCATCGACCGCCACCTGGAAAAGCGCGGCGATCAGACTGCGTTGCTCTGGGAAGGCGACGACCCGGCCGAATCGGCACAAATCACTTATAAAAAACTCCATCACCACGTCTGCCGCCTGGCCAACGTGCTGAAAAGCCGTGGCGTGAAGAAAGGCGACCGGGTGTGCATCTACATGCCGATGATCCCCGAAGCCGCTTACGCCATGCTTGCCTGTGCACGAATCGGTGCGATCCATTCGGTGGTATTTGGCGGCTTCTCTCCGGATTCTCTGCGAGACCGCATTCTCGATGCCGACTGCCGCACGGTGATCACTGCTGACGAAGGCGTACGAGGCGGCAAGTTCGTGCCGCTGAAACAGAATGTCGACAAAGCGCTACAGAGTTGCCCGGACGTCAGCACCGTCGTGGTGGTCGAGCGCAGCCAAGGTAACGTCGATTGGGTCGAGGGTCGTGATCTCTGGTATCACCAGGCTGTACGCGATGTCAGCGACGATTGCCCACCGGAGCCGATGGACGCCGAAGACCCGTTGTTCATCCTCTACACCTCCGGCAGCACCGGCAAACCCAAAGGCGTGCTGCACACCACCGGCGGCTATTTGCTGCAAGCGGCGATGACCTTCAAGTACGTGCTCGACTACCGCGACGGCGAAGTGTTTTGGTGCACCGCCGATGTCGGTTGGGTCACCGGCCACAGCTACATCGTCTACGGCCCGCTGGCCAACGGCGCGACCACATTGATGTTCGAGGGCGTGCCGAGCTACCCGAGCAGTTCACGCTTCTGGCAGGTCATTGATAAACACAAGGTCAATATTTTCTACACCGCGCCGACTGCTCTGCGCGCGTTAATGCGCGAAGGCGCCGAGCCGTTGAAGGAAACCTCGCGCGCCAGCCTCAGATTGCTCGGCAGCGTCGGTGAGCCGATCAACCCGGAAGCGTGGGAATGGTATTTCAACGTCGTAGGAGAACAGCGCTGCCCGATTGTCGACACTTGGTGGCAGACCGAAACCGGCGGCATCATGCTCAGCCCGCTGGTCAGCGCACAGCGGATCAAACCGGGCTGCGCCACACAACCCATGTTCGGCGTGCAACCGGTGCTGCTCGATGAACACGGCAAGGAAATCAAAGGCGCCGGCAGTGGCGTGCTGGCAATCAAATCGAGTTGGCCGGCGCAGATCCGCAGCGTCTATGGCGACCCGCAACGAATGGTCGACACCTATTTCAAACCCTACCCCGGCTACTACTTCACCGGCGACGGCGCACGCCGCGATGAGGACGGCGATTACTGGATCACCGGGCGCATCGACGACGTGATCAACGTCTCCGGTCACCGCATCGGTACCGCCGAAGTGGAAAGTGCACTGGTGCTGCACGACAGCATCGCCGAAGCCGCCGTGGTCGGTTACCCGCATGACGTCAAAGGTCAGGGCATCTACGCCTTCGTCACGCCCATGAACGGCACCGAGCCGAATGATGAACTGAAGAAAGAACTGCTCGCCCACGTCAGCAAGGAAATCGGCAGCTTCGCCAAACCGGACCTGATCCAGTGGGCGCCAGCCTTGCCGAAAACCCGTTCAGGCAAGATCATGCGGCGCATTCTGCGCAAGATCGCCTGCAACGAACTCGACAGCCTCGGTGACACCTCGACCCTGGCCGACCCGAGTGTGGTGCAAGGCCTGATCGACACGCGCCTCAATCAGTAACATCCCGGGTGCGGTTCATCGACCGCGCCCGCCCTTCTTCACTGAGTGCTCATGGAATTTATCCGCAGTCGCATTGAACACCAGCTCATGAGCCTGACCGGGCTGTCGCTCGGTCAGCTCGACCTGGAAAACCCCAAGGGCGATCCCGGCCTGTTCGGCCCGGATTCGGTCAGTTGGCAAGTGCACGGCGACTTCAGCAGCATGCTGATCGGCGGCATCAGTGCGCTGTTGCTGCAAGCCTTGCACCCGCTGGCGTTGGCCGGGGTCTGGGATCATTCGAATTTCCGTGAAGACATGCTTGGCCGTCTGCGGCGCACCAGCCAGTTTGTTTCCGGCACCACGTTCGGCTCGCGAAAGGACGCCGACTGGCTGATCGAGAAAGTGCGCACCATTCACCTGCAAGTGGTCGGCACTGCGCCGGATGGTCGGCCATACGCGGCGAGCGATCCGGATTTGCTGACATGGGTACACGTGGCCGAGGTCAGTAACTTTCTTGCGGCACATTTGCGCTATCGCAATCCGCAATTGTCCGGAGCGGATCAGGATCGTTATTACGCGGAAATTGCCGTGATTGCCGAACGCCTCGGCGCGCGGGATGTGCCGAAATCGCGGCAAGCCGTGGCTGATTACCTGCAACGCATGCGCCCGCAGTTGCTGTGCGATGAGCGCAGCCGTGAGGTTTTGCGCTTGCTGCTCGACGCACCGGCACCCAGCGTTCTGGCCCGGCCGTTTGGTGATCTGATGATGAAGGCCGGTATCGACCTGTTGCCGGAGTGGGCCAGCGCCATGCTTGATGTGCGACAGAGTTCGCTGCAACGCCAACTGATTCGTGCCAGCGTCCGGCGCAGCGCACCGATGCTGCGCTGGGCGATGCGCAATGGCTCAGTGCAACGGGCCAAACGCCGGATGGGGCTGCTTCGCTGACGCTCAGAGCTGCAAGCTGCAAGCTGCAAGTTTTGAGCTTGAGGCTTGAAGCTTGGAGCTTGCAGCTCAGTAACTGCTAAACTCCCGCGCCCCCATTCTCTCCAGCAAGGCGCCCGCATGTCTTCCTTGAATCAGGCGCTGCGCGCCGCCCTCGATCAACGCCAGGACTTGCTCGCAGAGCTGCACCGCCAGGGCACCGATTGCTATCGGCTGTTCCATGGCAGCCAGGAAGGCGCTGGCGGCCTGACCATCGACCGCTACGGCCCGCAACTGTTGGTGCAGAGCTTTCACCAGACGCTGGAGCGTGAGGACTTGCTGCAACTGCACGCCATGGTCAATCAAACCCTGGGCCAGGACACCTTGCTGGTCTACAACGACCGCTCCCGTGGCAACTCGCGCATTGACCGCGAAGACAGCGTCTATAAGGCTGACGAGGCGGCGCTGGCCGATCTGGTCGGTCACGAATGGGGTCTGAACTACCGTGTGCGCGGCCGCCATGCCGGGCAGGATCCGCTGCTGTTCCTCGACCTGCGCAACACGCGCGGCTGGGTCAAGGATCACGCCAAGGGCAAATCCGTGCTCAACCTGTTTGCCTACACCTGCGGCGTCGGCCTCAGTGCGGCTGCCGGTGGCGCGCGAGAAGTGTGCAACCTGGATTTCGCCGAAGGCAATCTGGCGGTCGGTCGCGAAAACGGTCTGCTCAACCCGCAGTTGCCCGAGATGCAGTTCATTCAGTCGGACTACTTCCCGGCCATCCGCCAACTCGCCGGCCTGCCGATCAGCCAGCGCCGCGGGCAGAAACTGCCGAGCTACCAGCGCCTCGAACAGCGTCAGTACGATCTGGTCCTGCTCGATCCGCCCGCCTGGGCCAAGAGCGCATTCGGCACCGTCGACCTGCTGCGCGACTATCAGAGCCTGCTCAAACCGGCCCTGCTGACCACCGCCGACAACGGCGTGCTGATCTGCTGCAACAACCTGGCGAAAGTCAGCATGGATGACTGGCGCGAGCAGGTGCTGCGCTGCGCCGAGAAGGCCGGGCGACCGGTACGTGAGTGGAGCGTGATGACACCGGGCGCCGACTTCCCGTCCATGGACCAGCAGCCGCCGCTGAAAACCCTGATCCTGCAGCTATAAACACCCCTGTGGGAGCTGGCTTGCCAGCGATTGCGGTGGGTCAGTCAACAAAGTCGTCGACTGGTGTGTCCTCATCGCTGGCAAGCCAGCTCCCACATGGGTTCTGTGTTTTGAGATAAATCTGAACAATCCTGCCCCATGCGAGGTACTTCGGAACCAGAATCGCGTGCCATACTCCAAGGCACTCCGATTCAGACAGATGAAGCCGCACATGCCCAAAGGATTGATTCGCGCGATTGGCGCCTTGTTGACAGCTCTGGCCCTCTACAGCCTGCTGGGGTTTCTGATTTTGCCGGGCATCGCCCTGCGTGTGGCCAATCAACAACTGGCCAATTACGCGACGGTGCCTGCGCATATCCAGCGTATCGAGCTCAACCCGTTCAGCCTTGAAGTCACCCTGTGGGGACTGGTGATCGGCGAGCCGGGCAAGGAACAGATCGGCTTCGATCGCCTGTACGCCGACCTGCAAATCGACAGTCTGTGGACCAAAGCCCTGCACCTGGCCAACATCGAACTGGACAAGCCGAAGAGCGAAATCCTTTTCGCCAAAGACGGCAAGCTCAACCTTCTGGGCCTGTTCAATGTGCCGGCCAGTGAGCCGACACCGGCCGATCCGAACGCCAAGCCCTTCCCGCTGCGCATCGACAACATCAAACTCGCCGGTGGCGTCGTGCACTTTGAAGATGTGCGCCCGAGCGAGCCGATCGAATTCCTCTACGACGACCTGAGCTTCGAACTGAAAAACCTCAGCACGTTGCCCGAAGACAGCGCCGACATGACCCTGGTCGCCATCGGCCCCGCTGGCGGCCGGATCGACTGGAGCGGTAATTTCAGCCTGATCCCGTTCACCTCCGAAGGCACCCTCAAAATCACCGACGGCAAGATGAAAGCCTTCTGGCCCTACGTGCGTGACTCGGTACCTTTGGTACTCGAAGACGGCGTGATCAGCCTCAGCAGCGAATACAAACTCAATCTGTCGAAAGAAACCGAACTGCAGTTGAACAATGTCGCGGTGAGCATCGCGCCATTCGCGATCAAGGCCCCCGATGGACGCCCGTTGGCGAAGCTCGAACGTCTCGACGTCAGCGAAACCTCGGTCGATCTGGCCAAACAGCAAGTGGTGGTCGGCAAGATCCGCAGCAACAAACTGGAAACCTGGGCAGCGCTCGAAGCCGACGGCCAACTGGACTGGCAGAAACTGTTCGCCAGCCAACCGTCGAAACCCGCCGCCAAAGCCGCCGCAGAACCGGTGAACACGCCGGCCGCTGCCGACTCGCCGAAAACACCGCCCGCGCCGAGCAAACCATGGCAAGTGCTGCTCAAAGACGTGCAATTGCGTAACTACACCGTGCATCTGGCCGACCGCTCGGCCACACCCGCCGTCGCCCTGGATATCACCCCGCTGAACGTCGATCTGCAGGATTTCGACAGCCTCAACGGTTCGCCCTTCAAGCTCAAGCTCGACAGCGGCGTGGGCAAGCAAGGCAAGATCACGGCTGACGGCACGGTCAATCTCGCCCCGGTCAACGCCCAGCTCAATGTAAAAACCCAGGACATCGACCTGCGTGTCGCGCAGTCTTACATCAACCCGTTCATTCGCCTGGAACTGCGCAGCGGCATGCTCGGCAGTGATCTGAAGGTCAACCTCAAGAGCACCGAACCGCTGGCGCTCAGCGTCACCGGGCGCGCGCAGATCGATCAACTGCACACCCTCGACACCCTGAAAACCCGCGATTTTCTCAAGTGGCAGCAAGTGGTTGTCGAGGGCCTGAATTATCAACACGGCGACAGCCTGTCGATCGACAAGATCAATCTGTTCCAGCCGTATGTGCGGTTCATGATCAACGATGACCGCACCACCAACATTGATGATCTGTTGATTCCACAACCCGCCGACAGCGGCGCAAAAACCGCAGCAGCGAAACCGGCCAGCAACGACAAACCGCTGGGCATTCATATCGGCGGCATCGCCATCAACGACGGTTCGGCCAACTTCGCCGACTTCAGCCTGACGCCGAACTTCGCCACCGCCGTGCAGCAACTCAATGGCCAGATAGGCACCATCGACAGCCGTCAGGCCAAACCGGCCAGCGTCGATATCAAAGGCAAGGTCGACCGTTATGCACCGGTGACCATCAAAGGCGCGGTCAATCCGTTCGACCCGATGGCCAGCCTCGACATCGCCACCAGTTTCAAACGCGTCGAACTGACCACCCTGACGCCCTACTCCGGCAAATTCGCCGGTTACCGCATCCGCAAGGGCCGGCTCAACCTCGACCTGCATTACCTGATCACCAAGGGCCAGCTCAAAGCCGAGAACAAAGTGGTGGTCGAGCAATTGCAGCTCGGTGAGAAAGTCGACAGCCCGGATGCTGTGAGCCTGCCACTGAAACTGGCGATTGCCTTGCTCAAGGACGTCGACGGCAAGATCTCCATCGAATTGCCGGTGACCGGCGACTTGAACAACCCGCAGTTCAGCGTGATGCCGATTGTCTGGCAGACCCTGCGCAACCTGATCGTCAAAGCCGCTGCCGCGCCCTTCAAAATGATTGGCGGGCTGATCAGTGGCGGCGGTTCGGAAGACCTTGGCACGGTGTCGTTTGCCCCGGGTTCCAGCGAGTTGAACAAGGATGCCGAAGCGGCGCTGATCAAACTGTCGCAAGCACTGAAGGAGCGCCCGGCCCTGCGTCTGGAGATCGAAGGCACTGCCGCGCAGAGCAGCGATGGTCCGTTGCTCGCCGAACAGCGTCTGGAGCGTGAATACCAGAACAACTACTACAAGATGCTCCAGCGTCGTGGCGATAAAGTTCCGGCTCAGGCGTCGTTGCTGCAAGTGCCCGACAGCGAGAAAGGTCCGCTGCTCGAAGGCATCTATCGCACCCGCCTGAAAACCCAGCCACCGGCCGAATGGAAAGATCTGGGCAAGGAAGAACGTACGGCGAAGATGCGCGAAGGCGTGATCAAGTTCTGGAGTGGCAGCGACGTGCTGTTGCGTCAGTTGGGTCAGGACCGCGCCAGCAGCATCAAGGATTATCTGGTCGATAAAGGCCAGCTCGCAGACGACCGCGTGTACTTCATCGACGCCAATCTCGGTGAAGCCGAGAGTGATGGCCGCGTGGTGACGCAAATGCACCTGGATGCCGAGTGATGAAACTGCAGTGGCTGGCCTTGCTCGCAATGACGTTCGCGGCCAGTCACGCCTCGGCGTCCGATACGCTGCGCTGCGGCAGTCAGTTGATCAGTCTCGGAGACCGCTCAAGCGAAGTCCTGCAAAAGTGCGGTGAGCCGGTCAGCCGAGATGTGCTGGGCTACAAGCGTAGCGCCAATCGCCGCGAGGAGTTTCAGGTCGAGGAATGGACCTACGGCCCGAGCAACGGCATGTATCAATACCTGCGCTTCGAAGGCAATCGCCTGCGACAGATCAACAGCAAACGCGGTAACTGACTCAACACCAAACCCCTGTGGGAGCGAGCCTGCTCGCGAATGCGTCGTGTCAGTCGACATCTTCGTCGGCTGACAGATCGCATTCGCGAGCAGGCTCGCTCCCACAGTTGTTTTATGTTGCCCCTGAAATAGAACAGGCCCCGACACAAGTGGCGGGGCCTGTAATGGTCACATCCGTGTGACCGTTCGCATGAACTCTAAAGTTGCGGCAGACGTATTGCTCGGCCCGTCTGTCGCGCCTTCTCCCGGTCCAGGCGAGAAGTCATGCCTTACTCGGCTTTCAGGCCGTCAGCGGAGACCGCTTTGACGCCTTTGATTTTCTTGGTGATCGCTACAGCGGTAGCTTTCTGAGACTCGGTAACGGCTACAGTCGACGACAGCGATACAACACCTTTGTTGGTTTCTACTTTGATGTCGGTGCCCGGAATGCCTTTTTCGGTGACCAGGTCGCTTTTGACTTTGGTGGTGATCCAGGTATCGGAAGTAGTTTCTTTAGCCTTGGTCATTTCACCGGCGGCCAGAGTCATTGGAGCCTGGGTAGCCTGGGTGGATTGTGCGAACGCACCGGAAGCCATGGTCAGGGTCAGCGCGGTAGCAGCAGCGGCAGTGATAGCGAACTTCTTCATACGAGTAACTCCTGTTTTTCTGGAAAGTCTGCTGGTTGTCTTGTCAGCAGGGTTACCAAGGTAGTTGCGAACGCTGTGCCAACTTTTTATCCACAATAAAAATATTTAAAATCAAACACTTAGCCAAAAACCCAAATTCCGATTTCATGCAATTTGCATGACTTGCAGATAAATCGCATGCAAGTTGCGGTTTTTTGGAAAGTTCCTAAGACGCTGAAATTATTGAAGCTTTTATTTATCGCCAGACCAAGAAAATGCCCCGTAAACGGGGCATTTTTAACAGATCGAATGATCGATCAAGTACCGCTGCCTGGGCAGCCTTTAGGGGCGTAGTCGGCGTTCACGGTTGATGCACAACTCCAGACACCCGCTGCCGAGCCAGTCCCGGAAGAGCGGGTTAGCGTGATCGTTTTGCCCAGCACCGGAGCTGGTGCGTTAGCGAGTGTGCAAACGATGCTGCCTG encodes:
- a CDS encoding BON domain-containing protein translates to MKKFAITAAAATALTLTMASGAFAQSTQATQAPMTLAAGEMTKAKETTSDTWITTKVKSDLVTEKGIPGTDIKVETNKGVVSLSSTVAVTESQKATAVAITKKIKGVKAVSADGLKAE